One Glaciihabitans arcticus DNA window includes the following coding sequences:
- a CDS encoding MalY/PatB family protein: protein MTHPFDSIPSSALNVPSSRKWSLNPGTIGAWVAEMDYGTAPEVSAALHTAIDQGVLGYLSPAIAGDMAVETSRYMREQCGWDVAPEHVHPVSDVMAALGVAISQYTPRGSAVIVPTPAYMPFLSFPPTRNRSVIEVPGIVDDGRYTHDLAAIDAAFKAGARTFVLCNPHNPTGTVFTRVELGAIAEVVERNGGRVFADEIHAPLRFDGREHIPYASISTAAAAHTITGTSASKAWNIPGLKAAQLITSNEADAEIYRGFGFAVQHGASTLGVVATTAAYRDGDAWLGEVVEYLDGNRRLLGSLLAELAPAIGYSIPDATYIAWLDCRALAIEGSPAEFFREHAGVTVTDGELCGAGYAGYVRFVFAMPRPILDQAVRAIAAAVATL from the coding sequence GTGACCCATCCCTTCGACTCGATCCCCTCGAGTGCGCTCAACGTTCCGAGCAGCCGCAAGTGGAGCCTCAACCCGGGCACGATCGGCGCGTGGGTGGCCGAGATGGACTACGGCACCGCCCCCGAGGTGAGCGCGGCGCTGCACACCGCCATTGACCAGGGTGTGCTCGGCTACCTCTCGCCCGCGATCGCCGGGGACATGGCGGTCGAGACGTCCCGGTACATGCGCGAGCAGTGCGGCTGGGATGTGGCGCCCGAGCACGTGCATCCCGTGTCCGACGTGATGGCAGCTCTCGGCGTCGCCATCTCGCAGTACACACCGCGCGGTTCGGCAGTCATCGTGCCGACCCCCGCCTACATGCCCTTCCTGAGCTTCCCGCCGACACGCAACCGCAGCGTGATCGAAGTGCCCGGCATTGTGGATGACGGTCGCTACACCCACGACCTCGCAGCAATCGACGCCGCGTTCAAGGCCGGCGCGCGCACCTTTGTGCTCTGCAACCCGCACAACCCCACCGGTACCGTCTTCACGCGGGTCGAGCTGGGGGCGATCGCGGAGGTCGTCGAGCGCAACGGTGGACGCGTCTTCGCGGACGAGATCCACGCGCCGCTGCGCTTCGACGGACGCGAGCACATCCCGTACGCCTCGATTTCGACGGCGGCCGCCGCGCACACCATCACCGGCACGAGCGCGTCGAAAGCGTGGAACATTCCCGGCCTCAAGGCCGCGCAGCTCATCACGTCCAACGAGGCGGATGCCGAGATCTACCGCGGCTTCGGTTTCGCGGTGCAGCACGGCGCCTCGACCCTCGGCGTGGTCGCGACGACGGCCGCCTACCGTGACGGCGACGCGTGGCTCGGCGAGGTCGTCGAGTACCTCGACGGCAACCGGCGGCTGCTCGGTTCGCTACTGGCCGAGCTGGCGCCCGCCATCGGCTATTCGATTCCGGATGCCACGTACATCGCCTGGCTTGACTGTCGAGCCCTCGCAATCGAGGGCTCGCCGGCTGAGTTCTTCCGGGAGCACGCGGGCGTGACGGTCACCGACGGCGAGCTCTGCGGGGCCGGTTACGCGGGATACGTACGCTTCGTCTTCGCGATGCCCCGCCCCATCCTCGACCAGGCTGTGCGCGCCATCGCGGCGGCGGTCGCAACGCTCTAG
- a CDS encoding NAD(P)H-binding protein has translation MTRILIIGGHGKIALLLAPLLIARGDEVTSLIRNPAHEDDVAATGATPLVADIEQLATPDLSGLFAGQDAIVWSAGAGGGSPERTYAVDRDAAIRAIDAATGAGVPRFVMVSYFGAGLEHGVPHDNSFFAYAEAKAAADAHLEASTLAWTILAPSTLTDDPATGAIETGEGVTSDSVSRTDVAYVAAAVLANDATVGRVIPFNGGSTPIKDAL, from the coding sequence ATGACACGCATCCTGATCATCGGCGGCCACGGCAAGATCGCCCTGCTGCTCGCACCCCTGCTCATCGCGCGCGGCGACGAGGTCACCTCGCTCATCCGCAATCCCGCACACGAGGATGACGTCGCCGCCACAGGCGCCACGCCCCTCGTCGCCGACATCGAACAGCTCGCCACCCCCGACCTCTCCGGCCTGTTCGCCGGCCAGGACGCCATCGTCTGGTCGGCGGGGGCGGGCGGCGGCAGCCCCGAACGCACCTACGCCGTCGACCGGGATGCCGCGATCCGCGCGATCGACGCGGCAACGGGTGCCGGCGTCCCCCGGTTCGTTATGGTGTCGTACTTCGGCGCGGGGCTCGAGCACGGCGTGCCGCACGACAACTCCTTTTTCGCCTACGCGGAAGCGAAAGCCGCCGCCGACGCGCACCTCGAAGCCTCCACCCTCGCTTGGACGATTCTCGCGCCGAGCACTCTCACGGACGATCCCGCCACCGGCGCGATAGAGACCGGCGAGGGAGTCACCAGCGATTCGGTGAGCCGCACGGACGTGGCGTACGTCGCGGCAGCGGTGCTCGCGAACGACGCGACCGTGGGCCGGGTCATCCCGTTCAATGGCGGATCCACCCCGATCAAGGACGCCCTGTAG
- a CDS encoding spermidine synthase: MISRFEELDNQETPMGEINLRRRFDPSLEVDIFEVKLGDEYLMSSLFTVAEIELAHLGLAAVSGEKLDVMVGGLGLGYTAAAVLEHNNVGSLTVVEALGAVVGWHERELLPVSTELVRDRRTTLVTDDYFALMRREPTRQWDAILVDIDHSPQHWLNTSHGDFYTADGLRRMARHLKPGGVFALWSDDPPEAVFSATLAEVFATTAGHLVPFPNAITGGISTNSVYVGTDPINLP; encoded by the coding sequence ATGATCTCCCGATTCGAAGAGCTCGACAACCAGGAGACGCCGATGGGGGAGATCAACCTCCGCCGCCGGTTCGACCCGTCGCTCGAGGTCGACATCTTCGAGGTGAAGCTCGGTGACGAGTACCTCATGTCGAGCCTGTTCACCGTCGCCGAGATCGAGCTCGCGCACCTCGGCCTCGCCGCGGTCAGCGGCGAGAAGCTCGACGTGATGGTCGGCGGGCTCGGGCTCGGGTATACCGCCGCCGCCGTTCTCGAGCACAACAACGTCGGGTCGCTCACCGTCGTCGAAGCGCTCGGCGCGGTGGTCGGCTGGCACGAGCGCGAACTGCTGCCGGTATCCACAGAGCTGGTGAGAGACCGGCGCACCACCCTCGTCACCGACGACTACTTCGCCCTCATGCGCCGCGAGCCCACGCGTCAGTGGGATGCCATCCTCGTCGACATCGACCACTCGCCGCAGCACTGGCTGAACACCAGCCACGGCGACTTCTATACGGCCGACGGCCTGCGTCGCATGGCCCGGCATCTCAAGCCCGGCGGAGTGTTCGCGCTCTGGTCGGACGACCCGCCCGAGGCCGTGTTCAGCGCCACCCTCGCCGAAGTGTTCGCGACGACCGCGGGGCACCTCGTGCCATTCCCGAACGCGATCACCGGCGGCATCTCGACCAACAGCGTCTATGTCGGAACCGACCCGATAAACTTGCCGTAG
- a CDS encoding nitroreductase/quinone reductase family protein, translated as MPNPVRVVVARFSRTRFFRRVGPTIMPPLERVMTAITGGRVQLSGLLVPSLVLHTIGARSGIERDTTLMYCPEPDGRILVTGSNFARGNHPAWTGNLLKNPGAAVSIHGRRQDVHAMLVADDEREAVWAYIEKQWPGYRGYERASGRVLRIFRLTPS; from the coding sequence ATGCCCAACCCGGTTCGTGTCGTCGTCGCGCGGTTCTCGCGCACGCGGTTCTTCCGTCGCGTCGGGCCGACGATCATGCCGCCGCTGGAGCGGGTGATGACCGCGATCACGGGCGGGCGGGTGCAGCTGAGCGGGCTGCTCGTTCCCTCGCTCGTGCTGCACACGATCGGTGCGAGATCGGGCATCGAACGGGACACGACGCTCATGTACTGTCCCGAGCCCGATGGGCGCATCCTCGTCACCGGAAGCAACTTCGCGCGCGGCAACCACCCGGCCTGGACCGGCAACCTGCTGAAGAACCCGGGGGCCGCGGTCAGCATCCACGGCCGTCGACAGGATGTGCACGCCATGCTCGTTGCAGACGACGAGCGCGAAGCCGTCTGGGCGTACATCGAAAAGCAGTGGCCCGGCTATCGTGGCTACGAGCGCGCATCCGGTCGGGTGCTGAGGATCTTCCGGCTCACCCCCAGCTGA
- a CDS encoding DEAD/DEAH box helicase, with translation MTSEDTTPTITFSELGLGDAVLKALKDVGYETPSAIQAATIPPLLDGRDVLGVAQTGTGKTAAFALPILDQLDLSQKSPQALVLAPTRELALQVCEAFERYSAHLRGVHVLPVYGGQGYGTQLSALRRGVQVVVGTPGRIMDHLEKGTLDLSQLKFLVLDEADEMLKMGFAEDVETILKDTPDEKQIALFSATMPAQIRRISGKYLKDPEEITVKSKTTTSTNTTQRYLIVSYPQKIDALTRILEVENFEGMIVFVRTKNETETLAEKLRARGYSANAISGDVPQAQRERTVEQLKNGKLDILVATDVAARGLDVDRISHVVNYDIPIDTESYVHRIGRTGRAGRSGAAISFVTPRERRLLDQIERATRQPMVEMRMPSVEDVNVTRLTRFDDAITTALADDAQLSDFRDIVRHYVEHHDVVESDVAAALAIVAQGGTPLLLSPDDPRFARSQREERPRAERTFREDRDSRPERSFRDDRPGRPERRPRDPNRQLTAYRIEVGKRHKVEPRQIVGALANEGGLSREDFGHIDIRPDFSIVELPANLPSDTFDRLSATRISGKLIEIKPDRVRPPRADRPTYGDRPERKPRD, from the coding sequence ATGACGTCCGAAGACACCACCCCCACCATCACTTTCTCCGAGCTCGGCCTGGGCGATGCCGTGCTCAAAGCCCTCAAGGACGTGGGCTACGAGACCCCGTCGGCGATCCAGGCCGCGACCATCCCGCCGCTGCTCGACGGCCGCGACGTGCTCGGTGTCGCGCAGACCGGAACCGGCAAGACCGCAGCGTTCGCGCTGCCGATCCTCGACCAGCTCGATCTGTCGCAGAAGTCGCCGCAGGCGCTTGTACTCGCCCCGACCCGCGAGCTCGCGCTGCAGGTCTGTGAGGCGTTCGAGCGCTACTCCGCCCACCTGCGCGGCGTACATGTGCTGCCCGTCTACGGTGGACAGGGCTACGGCACCCAGCTCTCCGCTCTCCGCCGCGGCGTGCAGGTGGTCGTCGGTACCCCCGGACGCATCATGGACCACCTCGAGAAAGGCACGCTCGACCTCTCGCAGCTGAAGTTCCTTGTGCTCGACGAGGCCGACGAGATGCTCAAGATGGGCTTCGCAGAAGACGTTGAGACGATCCTCAAGGACACCCCCGACGAGAAGCAGATCGCCCTGTTCTCGGCGACGATGCCGGCACAGATCCGCCGTATCTCGGGCAAGTACCTCAAGGACCCCGAAGAGATCACCGTCAAGAGCAAAACGACGACTTCGACGAACACCACCCAGCGCTACCTGATCGTGTCGTATCCGCAGAAGATCGATGCGCTGACCCGCATCCTCGAGGTGGAGAACTTCGAGGGCATGATCGTCTTCGTGCGCACCAAGAACGAGACCGAGACGCTCGCCGAGAAGCTGCGCGCCCGCGGCTACTCCGCGAACGCGATCTCGGGCGACGTGCCCCAGGCGCAGCGCGAGCGCACCGTCGAGCAGCTCAAGAACGGCAAGCTCGACATCCTTGTCGCTACGGATGTCGCTGCTCGCGGCCTCGACGTCGACCGCATCTCGCACGTCGTGAACTACGACATCCCGATCGATACCGAGAGCTACGTTCACCGCATCGGACGCACCGGACGCGCGGGCCGCAGCGGCGCCGCGATCAGTTTCGTCACCCCGCGTGAGCGCCGCCTCCTCGACCAGATCGAGCGCGCCACCCGCCAGCCCATGGTCGAGATGCGTATGCCGAGCGTCGAAGACGTCAACGTCACCCGGCTCACCCGCTTCGACGACGCCATCACGACGGCCCTGGCCGACGACGCGCAGCTCAGCGACTTCCGCGACATCGTGCGCCACTACGTCGAGCACCACGACGTCGTCGAGTCGGACGTCGCAGCAGCCCTCGCGATCGTTGCCCAGGGCGGCACTCCCCTGCTGCTCTCCCCCGACGACCCCCGCTTCGCGCGCAGCCAGCGCGAGGAGCGTCCGCGCGCCGAGCGCACCTTCCGCGAGGACCGCGACTCACGTCCGGAGCGCTCGTTCCGCGACGACCGCCCGGGTCGCCCCGAGCGCCGCCCGCGCGACCCGAACCGCCAGCTCACCGCGTACCGCATCGAGGTCGGCAAGCGTCACAAGGTCGAGCCCCGCCAGATCGTCGGTGCACTCGCCAACGAGGGCGGACTCAGCCGCGAAGACTTCGGGCACATCGACATCCGCCCCGACTTCTCCATCGTGGAGCTGCCCGCGAATCTGCCGAGCGACACGTTCGACCGCCTCTCGGCGACCCGCATCAGCGGCAAGCTCATCGAGATCAAGCCGGACCGCGTGCGCCCGCCGCGCGCCGACCGCCCCACCTACGGCGACCGCCCGGAGCGCAAGCCGCGCGACTAG
- the helR gene encoding RNA polymerase recycling motor ATPase HelR produces MTAPFDLPDRLSAKNDPALIARDVAFFATLASSLDRSITELEARLDATRLQPGGSGQETLERDLEIHRLTARLRTLRRFGLDLCLGCVVSSTGEAVYIGRLGMRDPDGNQLLVDWRSPAAEPFFGATHANPMSLTSRRRFRWMRGRITDYWDEVFEGTLQNRAALDDQSAFIASLGSDRSERMRDVLGTIQADQDAIIRAGSRGALVVDGGPGTGKTVVALHRAAYLLYSDPRLGRSRGGALFVGPHQPYLNYVADVLPGLGEEGVETCTLRDLLPEGASAIEERDARVAGLKASSRLIEAIEPAVALYEEPPTVGMSIETPWGDVWLSAAEWAEAFDAREEGTPHNEAREQVLEELVTILSDNFDEPPAQLRRYLLAQEELIGALNKAWPLIEAPYVLGTLWSVPAYLRRCAPWLDEDDVAALQRPEGSPWTVADMPLLDAARQRIGDSHSSARRLRQERARVAERSRRAAVIDDLIAADDGDLKLMSMLRGEDAQNSLDDASVVSSPPPDALAGPFAHIVVDEAQELTDAEWQMLLSRCPSRSFTIVGDRAQARHGFTSTWEAGLALVGFDAISVKSLTINYRTPSEIMDAAAPVIRAAIPDANVPTSIRSSGIPVSHFPLSARDDVLAAWLSAHAEGSAVVIGDPAFTATSRVRSLSPTLAKGLEFDLVVLVSPSRWGGGIEGAVDRYVAMTRATQRLVVLEG; encoded by the coding sequence GTGACCGCGCCTTTTGATCTGCCCGACCGACTGTCCGCCAAGAACGACCCTGCTCTGATTGCGCGGGATGTGGCATTCTTCGCCACCCTCGCGTCCAGCCTCGACCGCTCGATCACCGAGCTCGAAGCCCGGCTCGACGCAACTCGCCTGCAGCCCGGCGGGTCCGGCCAGGAAACGTTGGAGCGGGATCTCGAGATCCATCGGCTCACCGCTCGACTGCGCACGCTGCGGCGATTCGGCCTCGACCTGTGTCTCGGTTGCGTCGTCTCCTCCACAGGCGAGGCCGTGTACATCGGTCGCCTCGGCATGCGCGATCCCGACGGCAACCAACTCCTCGTGGACTGGCGCTCCCCCGCCGCCGAGCCGTTCTTCGGTGCGACCCACGCCAACCCGATGAGTCTCACGAGTCGACGCCGGTTCCGATGGATGCGCGGCCGGATCACCGACTACTGGGACGAGGTGTTCGAGGGCACACTCCAGAACCGCGCGGCGCTCGACGACCAGTCGGCGTTCATCGCATCGCTCGGCAGCGACCGCTCCGAGCGGATGCGGGACGTGCTCGGCACGATCCAGGCCGACCAGGATGCGATCATCCGCGCCGGATCCCGCGGCGCCCTCGTGGTCGACGGCGGGCCGGGCACGGGCAAGACGGTGGTCGCGCTGCATCGCGCCGCCTACCTGCTCTACTCCGACCCGCGCCTGGGTCGCTCCCGCGGCGGCGCGCTCTTCGTCGGCCCGCACCAGCCGTACCTCAACTATGTCGCCGACGTGCTGCCGGGCCTCGGGGAGGAGGGCGTGGAGACCTGCACACTACGCGACCTGCTGCCGGAGGGTGCCTCGGCAATCGAGGAGCGGGACGCGCGGGTTGCAGGGCTGAAGGCATCCTCTCGCCTGATCGAGGCGATCGAGCCGGCAGTCGCGCTGTACGAGGAGCCGCCGACAGTCGGTATGTCCATCGAGACGCCGTGGGGCGACGTCTGGCTGAGTGCCGCCGAGTGGGCGGAGGCGTTCGACGCCCGTGAGGAGGGCACGCCGCACAACGAGGCGCGTGAGCAGGTGCTCGAGGAGCTGGTCACGATCCTCAGCGACAACTTCGACGAGCCCCCGGCGCAGCTGCGCCGCTACCTGCTGGCTCAGGAGGAGCTGATCGGCGCGTTGAACAAGGCGTGGCCGCTGATCGAGGCGCCGTACGTGCTTGGCACGCTGTGGTCGGTGCCCGCATACCTGCGACGGTGTGCGCCGTGGCTGGATGAGGATGACGTTGCCGCCCTCCAGCGCCCGGAGGGCTCGCCTTGGACCGTCGCCGATATGCCGCTGCTCGATGCCGCGCGGCAGCGGATCGGCGACTCGCACTCTTCTGCCCGCCGGCTCCGCCAAGAGAGGGCACGGGTCGCGGAGCGCTCGCGCCGCGCCGCAGTCATCGACGACCTCATCGCAGCGGACGACGGCGACCTCAAGCTGATGTCGATGCTGCGAGGTGAGGATGCGCAGAACTCCCTCGATGACGCGTCGGTGGTCTCCTCTCCTCCCCCGGACGCGCTGGCCGGCCCGTTCGCACATATCGTCGTGGATGAGGCGCAGGAGCTCACCGACGCTGAGTGGCAGATGCTGCTGTCGCGCTGCCCGTCGAGGAGTTTCACGATCGTCGGCGATCGCGCGCAGGCCCGTCACGGCTTTACGTCGACGTGGGAGGCCGGGCTGGCGCTGGTCGGCTTCGACGCAATTTCGGTGAAGTCCCTGACGATCAACTACCGCACGCCGTCCGAGATCATGGATGCCGCGGCGCCCGTCATCCGCGCCGCCATCCCCGACGCGAACGTGCCGACGTCGATCCGCTCCTCGGGCATTCCCGTGTCTCACTTTCCGCTGTCGGCTCGGGATGACGTTCTCGCCGCCTGGCTCTCCGCGCACGCCGAGGGCTCCGCGGTAGTGATCGGCGACCCAGCGTTCACCGCCACCTCCCGCGTGCGCTCGCTCAGCCCCACGCTCGCGAAGGGCCTCGAGTTCGACCTCGTGGTGCTGGTCTCGCCCTCGCGTTGGGGCGGCGGGATCGAGGGTGCCGTGGATCGTTACGTGGCCATGACCCGGGCGACGCAGCGGCTGGTTGTGCTGGAGGGCTAG